In Rhizobium oryzihabitans, one DNA window encodes the following:
- a CDS encoding efflux RND transporter permease subunit → MIANFCINRPVATTLLAIGLVLAGLAGFSLLPVAALPKVDFPTISVSSSLSGASPQTMATSVTTPLVKQFETIPGVSEISATNTLGNSSIVLQFDLNRDIDAAAADVQAAISRAQRQLPSNMTTTPSYRKTNPADAPVLLLAVNSKEMPTSKVDEIAENIISPLLSTISGVAQVSIYGAQTYAVRIGLDPAQLQARGLGVDTVTNAIAQANNQVPVGALQNDNQRLTIEADTQRTDAAAFRTLVVSTNNGAPIHLGDIANVTDSIDNTDAGSWFDGEQAIVLAVQRQPDANTVDVVDAIRAKLPALRQQLPPSVNINVMNDASTAINDAISDVQFTLFLTIGLVVAVIYLFTGHLTATIIPGLAVPLSLITAFGAMYVLGYSIDNISLLGLTLSVGLVVDDAIVMLENILRLHEKGLTMREAALQGAAEVSNTILSMSVSLVAVFIPILLMGGVIGRLFNEFGMVVTLAIMASALVSLTVTPMLASRLSGQSSRPPAIIRWFDAGFERTLHHYGKAVGWCLTHRRVVLGAFLASIAASLYLFETLPSSFFPQEDIGRLSVSTQAREDISYTAMRDLQAQVADQIRKNPAVVHVTSIVGGNSRNPLNNGSMFVELKPKEERAPLSQVLSELGQATSKVAGIRTYINPQQSLRFGGRSSASQYQLVVQGLNADTTNEWSNKLMEAMRRDRTFTAVTSDAQNGAIAATISVDPEKAAAFGITNDQLRKTLEMSFGGYTAAQIQSTGDSYDVIVEFDSSKQWDDNFLSDINILSAKSGVLVPLSNFAALTRAQAPVTINQTGQLVSTTISFNLPDGVALSDATNRINEIKSTIGLPQDVFTSYGGTAAIFQQSQGNTGILILAAVLTIYVVLGVLYESFIHPLTILSGLPAAAFGALVALKVMGMDFSIIALIGLLMLIGIVKKNAIMMIDVAVELIREQAEPPARAIHEACVRRFRPIMMTTFCALLGALPIALGSGASSELRQPLGVAVVGGLIVSQLLTLFITPVIFVEMDRFGHFLTGLFSRKKTAGTHAEPQKPEGASEPDSVAA, encoded by the coding sequence ATGATCGCGAATTTCTGCATCAACCGGCCCGTCGCCACCACCCTTCTTGCCATAGGCCTCGTGCTGGCCGGGCTTGCCGGTTTCAGCCTGCTGCCGGTCGCCGCCCTGCCGAAAGTCGATTTTCCGACGATCAGCGTCTCGTCGTCGCTGTCGGGCGCATCGCCGCAGACAATGGCAACCTCCGTCACCACGCCGCTGGTCAAGCAGTTCGAAACCATTCCGGGCGTCAGCGAAATCAGCGCCACCAACACGCTCGGCAACAGCTCGATCGTTCTGCAATTCGATCTCAACCGCGATATCGACGCGGCGGCCGCCGATGTGCAGGCCGCGATTTCCCGTGCGCAGCGGCAATTGCCAAGCAACATGACGACGACGCCGAGCTACCGCAAGACCAACCCCGCCGATGCGCCGGTCCTGTTGCTTGCCGTCAACAGCAAGGAAATGCCTACCAGCAAGGTGGATGAAATCGCCGAGAATATCATCTCGCCGCTTCTGTCGACCATCTCCGGCGTCGCACAGGTGAGCATCTACGGCGCACAGACCTATGCGGTGCGCATCGGCCTCGATCCGGCGCAGCTTCAGGCAAGGGGGCTTGGCGTCGATACCGTCACAAACGCCATCGCACAGGCGAATAACCAGGTGCCTGTCGGCGCCTTGCAGAACGACAATCAGCGCCTGACGATCGAGGCCGATACCCAGCGCACCGATGCGGCGGCCTTCCGGACGCTGGTCGTGTCCACGAATAACGGCGCGCCCATTCATCTCGGCGATATCGCCAATGTGACGGACAGTATCGATAACACCGATGCCGGCAGCTGGTTCGATGGCGAACAGGCCATCGTGCTCGCCGTGCAGCGCCAGCCGGACGCCAACACCGTCGATGTAGTGGACGCGATCAGGGCAAAACTGCCGGCGCTTCGCCAGCAATTGCCGCCCTCGGTCAATATCAACGTCATGAACGACGCCTCGACAGCGATCAACGATGCGATCTCCGACGTTCAGTTCACGCTGTTCCTCACCATCGGGCTGGTGGTTGCGGTCATCTATCTTTTCACCGGACATCTGACGGCGACCATCATTCCGGGCCTTGCCGTGCCGTTGTCGCTGATCACCGCCTTCGGCGCGATGTATGTCCTCGGCTACAGTATCGACAACATCTCGCTGCTCGGGCTGACATTGTCGGTCGGGCTTGTGGTGGACGATGCGATCGTCATGCTTGAGAATATCCTGCGCCTGCACGAAAAGGGCCTGACAATGCGGGAGGCGGCGCTTCAGGGCGCGGCGGAAGTCAGCAATACCATCCTGTCCATGTCCGTCTCGCTGGTGGCCGTGTTCATTCCCATTCTGTTGATGGGCGGGGTGATCGGCAGGCTCTTCAACGAATTCGGCATGGTCGTCACGCTCGCGATCATGGCGTCTGCACTTGTGTCGCTGACAGTCACACCGATGCTCGCATCGCGCCTTTCCGGCCAGTCTTCCAGACCTCCAGCCATCATCCGCTGGTTCGATGCCGGTTTCGAGCGCACGCTTCACCATTATGGCAAGGCGGTCGGCTGGTGCCTCACGCACCGCCGCGTGGTTCTGGGCGCGTTTCTGGCCTCGATTGCCGCCTCGCTCTATCTGTTCGAAACGCTGCCTTCCAGCTTCTTCCCGCAGGAAGATATTGGCCGCCTTTCCGTGTCAACGCAGGCGCGCGAGGATATTTCCTACACCGCGATGCGCGATCTCCAGGCGCAGGTTGCCGATCAAATCCGCAAGAACCCGGCCGTGGTGCATGTCACCTCCATCGTCGGTGGCAATTCCCGCAATCCGCTGAACAACGGTTCGATGTTCGTTGAACTGAAGCCCAAGGAAGAACGCGCGCCGCTCAGCCAGGTGCTGAGCGAACTGGGGCAGGCCACATCGAAAGTCGCCGGCATCCGCACCTATATCAATCCGCAGCAGAGCCTGCGTTTCGGCGGGCGCAGTTCCGCCAGCCAGTATCAGCTCGTCGTTCAGGGCCTGAATGCCGATACCACCAATGAATGGTCGAACAAGCTGATGGAGGCAATGCGGCGCGACCGGACATTCACCGCCGTCACCTCCGACGCCCAGAATGGTGCGATCGCCGCGACGATCTCGGTCGATCCGGAAAAGGCCGCAGCCTTCGGCATCACCAACGATCAATTGCGCAAGACGCTGGAAATGTCATTTGGCGGTTATACGGCGGCGCAGATCCAGTCGACCGGCGACAGTTATGACGTGATCGTGGAGTTCGACAGCTCCAAACAGTGGGACGACAACTTCCTGAGCGATATCAATATCCTCTCCGCCAAATCCGGTGTGCTTGTTCCGCTTTCCAACTTCGCTGCGCTCACCCGCGCACAGGCGCCTGTTACCATCAACCAGACGGGTCAGCTCGTCTCCACCACGATTTCCTTCAACCTGCCGGATGGCGTGGCGCTTTCCGATGCCACGAACCGGATCAACGAGATCAAAAGCACGATAGGCCTGCCGCAGGACGTGTTCACCAGCTATGGCGGCACGGCAGCCATCTTCCAGCAGAGCCAGGGCAATACCGGCATCCTCATTCTGGCGGCGGTGCTGACCATCTATGTGGTTCTCGGCGTACTCTACGAAAGCTTCATCCACCCGCTGACCATCCTGTCCGGTCTGCCGGCGGCGGCCTTCGGCGCGCTGGTGGCGCTGAAGGTCATGGGCATGGATTTCTCGATCATCGCGCTGATCGGCCTGCTGATGCTGATCGGCATCGTCAAGAAAAATGCGATCATGATGATCGACGTGGCGGTGGAACTGATCCGCGAACAGGCGGAGCCGCCCGCCCGCGCCATTCACGAGGCCTGCGTGCGCCGTTTCCGGCCGATCATGATGACGACGTTCTGTGCTTTGCTCGGCGCCCTGCCCATCGCGCTCGGCTCAGGCGCAAGCTCCGAACTGCGCCAGCCGCTCGGTGTCGCGGTGGTCGGCGGGCTCATTGTCTCGCAATTGCTGACGCTGTTCATCACCCCGGTCATCTTCGTGGAAATGGACCGGTTTGGTCACTTCCTCACCGGGCTATTTTCGCGCAAGAAAACGGCTGGAACGCACGCGGAACCACAAAAGCCGGAAGGGGCAAGCGAGCCGGATTCCGTTGCCGCGTAA
- a CDS encoding invasion associated locus B family protein, producing the protein MKRGQNRLWTVVFAVLLSAGAAAGVARAQEAAKAAVSLHEVYGSWQIACAAPAKKEGGDPNTAAAEGAKSLCAIAQVQLEEKTRKLVVSAEFRLDDVARQDKLSGTFVMPFGLAVTKLFSVKSGNVRLQEVQVSTCLPVGCIVTFTPFVELVSALKAGKTLTVEAPDLQGRTVSFQLQAEGFSEALKRLESLR; encoded by the coding sequence ATGAAGCGTGGTCAAAACAGATTGTGGACAGTGGTTTTCGCCGTTCTCCTGTCCGCGGGTGCGGCGGCAGGTGTCGCGCGGGCGCAAGAGGCGGCGAAGGCTGCCGTATCACTGCACGAGGTTTACGGAAGCTGGCAGATTGCCTGCGCGGCGCCGGCGAAGAAAGAGGGTGGCGACCCGAATACCGCGGCGGCGGAAGGCGCAAAATCGCTTTGCGCCATCGCGCAGGTTCAGCTTGAGGAAAAGACGCGCAAGCTGGTCGTCTCCGCCGAATTCCGGCTTGATGATGTCGCCAGGCAGGACAAGCTCTCAGGCACCTTCGTCATGCCTTTCGGGCTTGCCGTCACAAAGCTGTTTTCGGTGAAATCGGGAAATGTGCGGTTGCAGGAAGTGCAGGTCAGCACCTGCCTGCCGGTGGGCTGCATCGTTACCTTCACGCCCTTTGTCGAGCTTGTTTCGGCGCTGAAGGCCGGCAAGACCCTGACAGTCGAGGCCCCTGATCTGCAAGGCCGCACGGTTTCTTTTCAGCTTCAGGCGGAAGGTTTTTCCGAGGCGCTCAAGCGCCTCGAAAGTCTGCGTTGA
- a CDS encoding polysaccharide biosynthesis/export family protein encodes MRLLNVSILLASAALAGCTVTAASGPDAATIESNASVKFGTKDKKKTAGVDYALIDVNSSVLNYVGDTTTSTLLGSFGGGKGGVPALPMGVGDVVQVAIFESQAGGLFIPADAGSRPGNYISLPNQTVDREGNISVPYAGKIRATGRNVEDVQSEIEERLANRAIEPQVLITKISSRSAQASVLGDVKEPTKVQLSEAGDRVLDVISYAKGLSAPNIESYVTLIRRGKTARVNYNHLVSTPTENIYVVPGDTIMVERERRTYLAFGASGLNGRFEFEDADLKLSDALGKAGGLLDSRADPAQVYIYRIVRRDLLVKLGIDTSKFPGQEIPVIFRANLRDPSTFFASTKFPMQDRDIIYVTNSQATELYKFLDLVGSVPATTGNVAEDVLSTRNAIRAF; translated from the coding sequence ATGCGTTTATTGAATGTTTCGATTCTGCTTGCCTCTGCAGCACTGGCAGGCTGCACGGTCACTGCGGCATCAGGGCCTGATGCGGCGACAATCGAATCCAACGCTTCCGTAAAGTTCGGCACCAAGGACAAGAAGAAGACCGCAGGCGTCGACTACGCGCTCATCGATGTGAACAGCTCCGTCCTGAACTATGTCGGCGATACCACCACCAGTACCCTGCTCGGCAGCTTCGGCGGCGGCAAGGGTGGCGTTCCGGCGCTGCCGATGGGTGTCGGCGACGTGGTGCAGGTCGCGATCTTCGAAAGCCAGGCGGGTGGCCTCTTCATTCCCGCCGACGCAGGCAGCCGTCCCGGCAATTATATCAGCCTGCCAAACCAGACGGTGGACCGGGAGGGCAATATCAGCGTTCCCTACGCCGGCAAGATCCGCGCGACGGGTCGCAATGTCGAGGACGTTCAGAGCGAAATCGAAGAACGGCTGGCCAACCGCGCCATCGAACCACAAGTTCTCATCACCAAGATTTCCAGCCGTTCCGCCCAGGCCTCCGTGCTTGGCGACGTGAAGGAGCCCACGAAGGTCCAGCTTTCGGAAGCGGGTGATCGCGTTCTCGACGTCATCTCCTATGCAAAGGGCCTCAGCGCCCCGAATATCGAGTCCTACGTTACGCTGATCCGTCGCGGAAAGACTGCGCGCGTCAACTACAATCATCTCGTCAGCACGCCCACCGAGAACATCTATGTGGTTCCGGGCGACACGATCATGGTGGAGCGTGAGCGCCGCACCTATCTGGCCTTCGGCGCTTCCGGCCTCAACGGACGTTTCGAGTTCGAGGACGCCGATCTCAAACTGTCGGATGCACTTGGCAAGGCCGGTGGATTGCTCGATTCCCGCGCGGACCCCGCTCAGGTCTATATTTATCGTATCGTCAGACGCGATCTTCTCGTGAAGCTCGGCATCGATACCTCCAAATTCCCGGGCCAGGAAATTCCGGTCATATTCCGTGCCAACCTTCGCGATCCCTCGACCTTCTTCGCCAGCACGAAGTTCCCGATGCAGGATCGCGACATCATCTACGTCACGAATTCGCAGGCCACCGAACTTTATAAGTTCCTGGATCTCGTTGGCTCCGTTCCCGCAACGACGGGCAATGTCGCCGAGGACGTACTCTCGACACGCAACGCCATCCGGGCTTTCTGA
- a CDS encoding glycosyltransferase family 4 protein, which produces MKTAIVHDWLTDRGGAEKVLHNLLEIYPHADLFCLVDFMSERDRGFLGGRPVNTSFIQKMPFARKKYRSYLPLMPIAIEQFDLSGYDLVISSSYAVAKGVITGPGQFHVSYIHSPIRYAWDLQHQYLKETRLNRGFASWIARAILHYIRMWDIRTSHGVDLMTVNSKFIRSRVRKCYGRDSTVIYPPVDTSHLSPSDWKGDYFVTASRLVPYKKVHLIVEAFAKMPERRLVVIGDGPDMKRIREIATPNVEILGFVGNEELHKYMAEAKAFVFAAEDDFGIVPVESQALGTPVIAYGKGGVLETVIPLGASNQPTGLYFGEQTPEAICAAVQEFVDNSDRFDKNACIDNAARFSRERFLREFADTVNFALAARA; this is translated from the coding sequence ATGAAGACGGCAATCGTGCATGACTGGCTCACCGACAGAGGTGGCGCCGAAAAAGTGCTTCACAACCTTCTTGAAATTTATCCTCACGCGGATCTCTTTTGCCTCGTCGATTTTATGAGCGAGCGCGACCGAGGGTTCCTCGGCGGCCGCCCGGTCAACACCTCCTTCATTCAGAAAATGCCTTTCGCCCGGAAAAAATATCGCTCCTATCTGCCGCTGATGCCGATCGCCATCGAGCAATTCGATCTGAGCGGCTACGATCTGGTGATTTCCTCAAGTTATGCCGTCGCCAAGGGCGTCATCACCGGCCCTGGCCAGTTTCATGTCTCTTACATTCACAGCCCCATCCGGTATGCGTGGGATCTCCAGCACCAGTATCTGAAGGAAACCAGGCTCAATCGCGGGTTCGCTTCATGGATCGCGCGCGCGATCCTGCACTACATCCGCATGTGGGACATTCGCACCTCGCACGGCGTCGACCTGATGACGGTCAATTCCAAATTCATTCGCAGCCGCGTGCGCAAATGTTACGGGCGCGATTCTACCGTGATCTATCCGCCGGTGGACACCTCCCATCTCTCCCCTTCCGACTGGAAAGGCGATTATTTCGTCACCGCCTCACGTTTGGTGCCATACAAGAAGGTGCATCTGATCGTTGAAGCCTTTGCGAAGATGCCGGAACGTCGGCTGGTCGTCATCGGCGATGGCCCGGACATGAAACGCATCCGTGAAATCGCCACGCCCAACGTCGAAATCCTCGGCTTTGTCGGCAATGAAGAACTTCACAAATACATGGCGGAAGCCAAGGCCTTCGTCTTCGCCGCGGAAGACGATTTCGGCATCGTGCCGGTCGAATCCCAGGCGCTCGGCACACCGGTCATCGCCTATGGCAAAGGCGGCGTGCTGGAAACCGTCATTCCGCTCGGCGCCTCAAACCAGCCGACCGGCCTCTATTTCGGCGAACAGACCCCCGAGGCCATCTGCGCCGCCGTCCAGGAATTCGTCGACAATTCCGACCGTTTCGACAAGAACGCCTGCATCGACAACGCCGCCCGCTTCTCCCGCGAACGTTTTCTGCGGGAATTTGCCGATACCGTGAATTTTGCGCTGGCAGCACGGGCCTGA
- a CDS encoding ABC transporter substrate-binding protein produces the protein MRRKLAFLATAALLLAPGVMMAQEKGGVINVATIGEPPTLDPMASTADLVGIVTQHIFETLYTFDKGWKVTPLLAESLPEISADGKTYTIKLRQGVKFHDGSDMTSEDVVASLGRWMKIASRGKQAAGFIENISAPDAGTVAVTLKQPYAPLTSLLAFNNSAAIILPAEKQAEPMAEFIGTGPYMLKERKADQYIQLVRFDGYKSRDGESDGYGGARHQYLDEIRFVPVPDPNTRVEAAVSGQYDYVDSIPVESFDKVKSSSASQPLMLKPFGFPVFVFNTKEGLSSKLEVRKAITEALNMEDMLAAAFGSKDFYALDGAYYPDNFSWHTEDGVEGNYNVGNPEAAAEKLKAAGYNGEPLRILTSRQYEFHYKMAQVAAEYLKLAGFKVDMQVVDWATLTQRRADPKLWDIYISHSPFLPEPALMGALSTSSPGWWDTPARKAAVDAFTSEADPDKRIALWANVQKTIYAELPLIKIGDFNAVAAKSNKLEGVDPAPWPYFWNASVTK, from the coding sequence ATGAGACGTAAACTTGCATTTCTCGCCACCGCCGCTTTGTTGCTTGCGCCGGGTGTGATGATGGCTCAGGAAAAGGGCGGCGTCATCAACGTCGCCACGATCGGCGAGCCGCCGACGCTCGATCCGATGGCCTCGACGGCCGATCTCGTCGGCATCGTCACGCAGCATATTTTCGAAACGCTCTACACCTTTGACAAGGGCTGGAAGGTGACCCCGCTTCTAGCGGAAAGCCTGCCTGAAATCAGTGCTGATGGTAAAACCTACACGATCAAGCTGCGTCAGGGCGTCAAGTTCCATGACGGCAGCGACATGACCTCCGAAGATGTCGTCGCCTCGCTTGGCCGCTGGATGAAGATCGCCTCGCGCGGCAAGCAGGCCGCAGGGTTCATCGAGAATATCTCCGCACCGGATGCAGGGACGGTGGCGGTCACCCTCAAGCAGCCCTATGCGCCGCTGACCTCGCTGCTCGCCTTCAACAATTCGGCGGCGATCATCCTGCCGGCTGAAAAGCAGGCGGAGCCGATGGCGGAATTCATCGGCACCGGTCCCTACATGCTGAAGGAGCGCAAGGCCGACCAGTATATCCAGCTCGTCCGCTTCGACGGCTACAAGTCCCGCGATGGCGAAAGCGACGGTTACGGTGGCGCACGCCATCAATATCTCGATGAAATTCGCTTCGTTCCGGTGCCTGATCCGAATACCCGTGTCGAGGCCGCCGTTTCCGGCCAGTATGACTATGTCGATTCCATTCCGGTCGAATCTTTCGACAAGGTGAAGTCTTCGTCGGCGTCGCAGCCGCTGATGCTGAAACCTTTCGGTTTCCCGGTCTTCGTGTTCAACACCAAGGAGGGACTGTCTTCCAAGCTTGAAGTGCGCAAGGCGATAACCGAGGCGCTGAACATGGAAGACATGCTGGCAGCCGCTTTCGGTAGCAAGGATTTTTACGCGCTTGACGGCGCCTATTATCCCGACAATTTCTCCTGGCACACGGAAGACGGCGTCGAGGGCAATTACAATGTCGGCAATCCGGAAGCTGCTGCGGAAAAGCTCAAGGCGGCCGGTTATAATGGTGAGCCGCTGCGCATCCTCACCAGCCGCCAATATGAGTTCCACTACAAGATGGCGCAGGTCGCTGCGGAATATCTGAAGCTTGCCGGCTTCAAGGTGGATATGCAGGTGGTGGACTGGGCGACGCTGACGCAGCGCCGCGCCGACCCGAAGCTCTGGGACATCTATATCAGCCACAGCCCTTTCCTGCCGGAACCGGCGCTGATGGGCGCGCTGTCCACCAGCTCGCCGGGCTGGTGGGACACGCCGGCGCGCAAGGCGGCGGTTGATGCCTTCACCTCCGAAGCCGATCCGGACAAGCGTATCGCGCTCTGGGCCAATGTGCAGAAGACGATCTATGCCGAGCTGCCGCTCATCAAGATCGGTGATTTCAACGCCGTGGCGGCCAAGTCCAACAAGCTGGAAGGCGTCGATCCGGCTCCCTGGCCGTATTTCTGGAACGCCTCGGTTACGAAGTAA
- a CDS encoding ABC transporter permease, translating into MIRYIFQRLAGMIVVMFLVVTIVFVILRVTPGDPAAVMLGPDASAQDITELRTRLGLDQSLGVQYVYYIGQLLKGDLGQSIFLNMPVGAALLDRAEPTFFLTIFSLLIASAIALPIGIYAAYRRGSFVDQAATTIAMLAASIPSFWLGLILMQFFAVRLDMFPVSGYGGPGASFLERMYHLTLPAIALGLVSSALILRFTRASMLDVLGDDYVRTARAKGVKERRVVMKHALKNALIPILTVLGLTAAVLISGAVVTETVFGLPGIGNLVVSAVLRRDYPVIQGALLVIAGLYVLINFAIDMLYLLVDPRVRY; encoded by the coding sequence TTGATACGGTATATTTTCCAGAGACTTGCCGGAATGATCGTGGTGATGTTCCTCGTCGTCACCATCGTTTTCGTCATCCTGCGCGTCACGCCCGGAGATCCGGCTGCGGTGATGCTGGGGCCGGATGCCTCGGCGCAGGACATAACGGAGCTGCGCACCCGGCTCGGTCTCGATCAGTCGCTTGGCGTGCAATATGTCTATTATATCGGGCAATTGCTGAAGGGCGATCTCGGCCAGTCGATCTTTCTCAACATGCCGGTCGGCGCAGCACTTCTGGATCGGGCGGAACCGACCTTCTTCCTGACGATCTTTTCGCTGCTGATCGCCAGTGCCATCGCGCTTCCCATCGGCATTTATGCCGCTTACCGGCGCGGTTCCTTCGTGGATCAGGCCGCCACCACCATTGCGATGCTGGCGGCGAGCATTCCAAGCTTCTGGCTCGGCCTCATCCTCATGCAGTTCTTCGCCGTCCGGCTCGATATGTTCCCGGTCTCGGGATATGGAGGTCCAGGCGCAAGCTTCCTCGAGCGCATGTATCACCTGACCTTGCCGGCAATCGCGCTCGGCCTCGTTTCCTCGGCCCTCATTTTGCGTTTCACCCGCGCCTCGATGCTGGATGTTCTCGGCGACGATTATGTCCGCACCGCCAGAGCCAAGGGTGTCAAGGAGCGGCGGGTGGTGATGAAACATGCGCTGAAGAATGCGCTCATTCCCATCCTGACCGTGCTTGGTCTCACCGCCGCCGTACTGATTTCCGGCGCGGTCGTCACGGAAACCGTCTTCGGCCTGCCCGGCATCGGCAATCTTGTCGTGTCGGCCGTGTTGCGACGCGATTATCCGGTCATTCAGGGCGCGCTTCTCGTCATCGCCGGGCTTTACGTGCTCATCAATTTTGCCATCGACATGCTGTATCTGCTGGTCGATCCGAGGGTTCGTTACTGA
- a CDS encoding efflux RND transporter periplasmic adaptor subunit — MKRFWTALSVLAIAAVGAWYFKDRLPLDQIPYLKQFASVSPQAETTTAKAPAGATTQPSQNGQSAPQQGQRQGGGRRNGGPPTVSTVAAGKATLPMDAAATGWAVAADITNIAPLQAGLVTEISAKDGQHIKAGDLILKMDDRIARAAVDKDKANIAADQATLDQAEAAFQRAANLVKQNAEAQQVLDQAKAARDSASAKTDADRAALASDQVTLENMEIRAPFDGRLGDISVSPGAYLSAGVNIVTITKYDPIFVSFRLSQRYLPQLREGVEKDTTVDVDPAATGGEAISGVLRFYDNIVDQTSGTVLAKAEFENERGLLWPGQSVNVTTHFVSNEEMIVVPTVAVRPGPKGSFVYTVDDNHRVHMTTVEVARSNGDFTAIASGLTGGEHVIIEGQSELTDGQQVVEQFSDKGGAAGNLAANVTPEKVGTP; from the coding sequence ATGAAACGTTTCTGGACCGCCCTCAGCGTCCTTGCCATCGCAGCCGTCGGCGCGTGGTATTTCAAGGATCGCCTGCCGCTCGACCAAATCCCCTATCTCAAACAATTCGCCAGCGTTTCACCACAGGCGGAAACGACGACGGCCAAAGCGCCCGCCGGAGCGACGACGCAGCCCTCACAAAACGGCCAGTCTGCGCCGCAGCAAGGTCAGAGGCAGGGTGGCGGAAGGCGCAATGGCGGCCCACCCACGGTCAGCACCGTCGCTGCCGGCAAAGCGACATTGCCGATGGATGCAGCCGCAACTGGCTGGGCGGTTGCGGCCGACATTACCAATATAGCTCCGCTTCAGGCCGGTCTCGTCACGGAAATATCCGCAAAAGACGGCCAGCATATCAAGGCTGGCGATTTGATCCTCAAAATGGACGACCGTATTGCCCGCGCCGCCGTCGACAAGGACAAGGCAAACATTGCGGCGGATCAGGCAACGCTGGATCAGGCCGAGGCGGCTTTCCAGCGCGCCGCCAATCTGGTCAAGCAAAATGCCGAGGCCCAGCAGGTGCTGGATCAGGCCAAGGCAGCACGGGATTCCGCCAGCGCCAAGACCGACGCCGACCGCGCCGCGCTTGCATCCGATCAGGTTACGCTCGAAAACATGGAAATCCGTGCGCCCTTTGACGGGCGGCTGGGGGATATCAGCGTCAGCCCGGGCGCTTATCTCAGCGCTGGCGTGAATATCGTGACGATCACGAAATACGATCCCATCTTCGTCAGTTTCCGCCTGTCCCAGCGCTACCTGCCGCAATTGCGTGAGGGCGTAGAGAAGGACACGACCGTCGACGTCGATCCCGCTGCAACCGGCGGCGAGGCCATATCCGGCGTCCTGCGTTTTTACGACAACATTGTCGACCAGACCTCCGGCACCGTCCTGGCGAAGGCGGAATTCGAGAACGAGCGCGGTCTTTTGTGGCCGGGTCAATCCGTCAATGTCACGACCCACTTCGTCTCGAACGAGGAGATGATCGTTGTACCGACGGTCGCCGTTCGGCCAGGGCCGAAGGGTAGTTTTGTTTATACCGTCGATGACAATCATCGTGTTCACATGACGACCGTGGAAGTCGCCCGCTCGAACGGTGATTTCACCGCCATTGCAAGCGGCCTCACCGGCGGCGAGCACGTGATCATCGAAGGCCAGTCTGAACTCACCGACGGTCAGCAGGTCGTTGAGCAGTTCTCCGACAAGGGCGGCGCGGCCGGCAATCTGGCCGCCAATGTTACGCCGGAAAAGGTTGGCACCCCATGA